One stretch of Pseudomonas sp. NC02 DNA includes these proteins:
- a CDS encoding class III extradiol ring-cleavage dioxygenase — MLPSLFISHGSPMLALQPGASGPALKRLAAELPRPKAIVVVSAHWESQGLLVTGSAAPETWHDFGGFPRELFAVQYPAPGDPQLAAQIVQLLKADGLEARIDDQRPFDHGTWVPLSLMYPAADIPVVQVSLPSRMGPALQTRVGHALASLREQGVLLIGSGSITHNLGELDWQAGPESIEPWARDFRDWMVSKLAANDEAALHDYRRQAPHAVRSHPSDEHLLPLYFARGAGGEFSAAHQGFTMGALGMDIYRFA, encoded by the coding sequence ATGCTGCCCAGCCTGTTTATCTCCCACGGTTCGCCCATGCTTGCCCTGCAACCCGGTGCCAGTGGCCCGGCACTCAAGCGCCTGGCGGCCGAGCTGCCACGCCCCAAGGCCATTGTGGTGGTCTCGGCGCACTGGGAAAGCCAGGGGCTGCTCGTGACTGGCAGCGCCGCACCAGAGACCTGGCACGACTTTGGCGGCTTCCCACGGGAACTGTTCGCGGTGCAGTACCCGGCCCCCGGTGACCCGCAGTTGGCCGCCCAAATCGTGCAGCTCCTCAAGGCTGACGGCCTGGAAGCGCGCATTGATGATCAGCGCCCCTTCGACCACGGCACCTGGGTGCCCCTGTCGCTGATGTACCCGGCGGCCGATATCCCGGTGGTGCAGGTATCGCTGCCAAGCCGCATGGGCCCTGCCCTGCAAACCCGTGTCGGCCACGCACTGGCGAGCCTGCGGGAACAGGGCGTGCTGCTGATCGGCTCCGGCAGCATTACCCACAACCTCGGCGAACTGGACTGGCAGGCCGGGCCGGAGAGCATCGAGCCTTGGGCGCGGGATTTTCGCGATTGGATGGTCAGCAAACTGGCAGCCAACGATGAAGCCGCGCTGCACGACTATCGTCGCCAGGCACCTCATGCCGTGCGCAGCCACCCCAGCGACGAGCATTTGCTGCCGCTGTATTTCGCCCGGGGCGCCGGCGGTGAATTCAGCGCAGCCCACCAAGGCTTTACCATGGGTGCGCTGGGCATGGACATCTACCGTTTCGCCTGA
- a CDS encoding pyridoxal phosphate-dependent aminotransferase: MQVSKSNKLANVCYDIRGPVLKHAKRLEEEGHRILKLNIGNPAPFGFEAPDEILQDVIRNLPTAQGYSDSKGLFSARKAVMQYYQQKQVEGVGIEDIYLGNGVSELIVMSMQALLNNGDEVLVPAPDYPLWTAAVTLAGGHPVHYLCDEGADWFPDLADIKAKITPNTKALVIINPNNPTGAVYSREVLLGMLELARQHNLVVFSDEIYDKILYDDAVHICTASLAPDLLCLTFNGLSKSYRVAGFRSGWIAISGPKHNAQSYIEGIDMLANMRLCANVPSQHAIQTALGGYQSINDLVLPQGRLLEQRNRTWELLNAIPGVSCVKPMGALYAFPRIDPKVCPILNDEKFVLDLLLSEKLLVVQGTAFNWPWPDHFRVVTLPRVDDLEMAIGRIGNFLKSYRQ; this comes from the coding sequence ATGCAGGTCAGCAAATCGAACAAGCTCGCCAACGTCTGCTACGACATTCGCGGCCCGGTGCTCAAGCACGCCAAACGCCTGGAAGAGGAAGGCCATCGCATCCTCAAGCTGAACATTGGCAACCCGGCACCCTTTGGTTTCGAAGCGCCGGACGAAATCCTCCAGGACGTGATCCGCAACCTGCCTACCGCCCAGGGCTACAGCGACTCCAAAGGCCTGTTCAGCGCGCGCAAGGCCGTCATGCAGTACTACCAGCAGAAGCAGGTTGAAGGTGTCGGCATCGAAGACATCTACCTGGGCAACGGCGTGTCCGAGCTGATCGTCATGTCCATGCAGGCCCTGCTCAACAACGGCGACGAAGTGCTGGTTCCGGCTCCCGACTACCCGCTGTGGACCGCCGCCGTAACCCTGGCCGGTGGCCATCCGGTGCATTACCTGTGTGACGAAGGCGCCGACTGGTTCCCGGACCTGGCCGACATCAAGGCCAAGATCACCCCGAACACCAAGGCCCTGGTGATCATCAACCCGAACAACCCCACCGGCGCCGTCTACTCCAGGGAAGTGTTGCTGGGCATGCTCGAACTCGCGCGCCAGCACAACCTGGTGGTGTTTTCCGATGAGATCTACGACAAGATTCTCTACGACGACGCCGTGCACATCTGCACCGCCTCCCTGGCGCCGGACCTGTTGTGCCTGACCTTCAACGGGCTGTCTAAATCCTACCGGGTGGCGGGCTTCCGTTCCGGCTGGATCGCCATTTCCGGCCCCAAGCACAATGCCCAGAGCTACATCGAGGGCATCGACATGCTGGCCAACATGCGCCTGTGTGCCAACGTGCCGAGCCAGCACGCCATCCAGACCGCACTGGGCGGCTACCAGAGCATCAACGACCTGGTGCTGCCACAAGGCCGCCTGCTGGAGCAGCGCAACCGCACCTGGGAACTGCTGAACGCGATTCCCGGCGTCAGTTGCGTCAAGCCGATGGGGGCGCTGTATGCGTTCCCGCGGATCGACCCGAAAGTGTGCCCGATCCTCAACGACGAGAAGTTCGTGCTCGACCTGCTGCTGTCGGAAAAGCTGCTGGTGGTCCAGGGTACGGCGTTCAACTGGCCGTGGCCGGATCACTTCCGGGTGGTCACCCTGCCGCGGGTGGATGACCTGGAGATGGCCATCGGTCGCATCGGCAACTTCCTGAAGTCCTATCGCCAGTAA
- a CDS encoding glutathione peroxidase has translation MSDNLLSIPCTTIKGEQKTLADFAGKAILVVNTASKCGFTPQYKGLEELWQHYKDQGLVVLGFPCNQFGKQEPGNEGAISEFCELNFGVSFPLFKKIDVNGSDAHPLFVQLKKQAPGLLGSKGIKWNFTKFLIGRDGQVVKRFAPTTKPQDLTQEIEALLK, from the coding sequence ATGAGCGACAACCTGCTGAGCATCCCTTGCACCACCATCAAGGGCGAGCAAAAGACCTTGGCCGATTTCGCCGGCAAGGCGATTCTGGTGGTCAACACTGCCAGCAAGTGCGGCTTCACCCCGCAATACAAGGGGCTTGAGGAGCTCTGGCAGCATTACAAGGACCAGGGCCTGGTGGTATTGGGCTTTCCCTGCAACCAGTTCGGCAAGCAGGAGCCGGGCAACGAAGGCGCCATTTCGGAGTTTTGCGAGCTGAACTTTGGTGTCAGTTTCCCGCTGTTCAAGAAGATTGACGTCAACGGCAGCGATGCCCACCCATTGTTCGTACAGCTCAAAAAGCAGGCCCCGGGATTGCTGGGCTCCAAGGGCATCAAGTGGAACTTCACCAAGTTCCTGATCGGTCGCGACGGCCAGGTGGTCAAGCGCTTCGCCCCGACCACCAAGCCCCAGGACCTGACCCAAGAGATCGAAGCCCTGCTCAAATGA
- a CDS encoding DEAD/DEAH box helicase, whose product MTQETGGFAAFNLNPNILAAVIATGYEEPSAIQQQSIPIIMAGQDMIGQAQTGTGKTAAFALPILHCIDPAKREPQALILAPTRELALQVATAFETYAKQMPGVTVVAVYGGAPMGPQLKAIRNGAQIVVATPGRLCDHLRRDEKVLSTVNHLVLDEADEMLKLGFMDDLEVIFKALPATRQTVLFSATLPQSIRAIAERHLRDPQHVKIQTKTQTVTAIEQAHLLVHADQKTSAVLSLLEVEDFDALIMFVRTKQATLDLASALEAKGYKAAALNGDIAQNQRERVIDSLKDGRLDIVVATDVAARGLDVPRITHVFNVDMPYDPESYVHRIGRTGRAGREGRALLLVTPRERRMLQVIERVTGQKVAEVRLPDAQAVLDARIKKLTNSLSPLVADAESTHGDLLDRLTADIGCTPRALAAALLRKATNGQALTLAAIEKERPLVPNNAPRGDRPERTGDRPDRGDRERRAPVPLAEGRARCRTALGARDGIAAKNLLGAILNEGGLAREAIGRIQVRDSFSLVELPEDGLEKLLTKLKDTRVAGKQLKLRRYRED is encoded by the coding sequence ATGACCCAGGAAACCGGCGGCTTCGCCGCTTTTAATCTTAACCCGAACATTCTTGCTGCCGTCATCGCGACTGGCTACGAAGAACCTTCGGCTATTCAGCAGCAATCGATCCCGATCATCATGGCCGGCCAAGACATGATTGGCCAAGCGCAAACCGGTACCGGTAAAACCGCCGCGTTCGCCCTGCCAATCCTGCACTGCATCGATCCTGCCAAGCGCGAGCCGCAAGCCCTGATCCTGGCGCCAACCCGTGAGTTGGCGCTGCAAGTAGCAACCGCTTTCGAAACCTACGCCAAGCAAATGCCGGGCGTTACCGTTGTGGCCGTTTACGGCGGCGCGCCTATGGGCCCACAACTGAAAGCAATCCGTAACGGCGCACAGATCGTTGTCGCCACTCCGGGCCGTCTGTGCGACCACCTGCGTCGCGACGAAAAAGTGCTGTCGACCGTGAACCACCTGGTTCTGGACGAAGCTGACGAAATGCTCAAGCTGGGCTTCATGGACGACCTGGAAGTCATCTTCAAGGCACTGCCAGCAACCCGTCAGACCGTACTGTTCTCGGCTACCCTGCCACAGTCGATCCGTGCCATTGCCGAACGCCATCTGCGCGATCCGCAACACGTGAAGATCCAGACCAAGACTCAGACCGTTACCGCGATCGAACAGGCTCACCTGTTGGTTCACGCTGACCAGAAGACCTCGGCTGTATTGAGCCTGCTGGAAGTCGAAGACTTCGACGCCCTGATCATGTTCGTGCGCACCAAGCAAGCGACCCTGGACCTGGCCAGCGCCCTGGAAGCCAAAGGCTACAAAGCCGCTGCGCTGAACGGTGACATTGCCCAGAACCAGCGTGAGCGCGTGATCGACTCCCTCAAGGATGGCCGTCTGGACATCGTTGTGGCGACCGACGTTGCTGCCCGTGGCCTCGACGTTCCACGTATCACCCACGTGTTCAACGTTGACATGCCTTACGATCCAGAGTCCTACGTTCACCGTATCGGCCGTACCGGCCGTGCTGGTCGCGAAGGTCGTGCATTGTTGCTGGTGACTCCACGTGAGCGCCGCATGCTGCAAGTGATCGAGCGTGTAACCGGTCAGAAAGTTGCCGAAGTCCGCCTGCCGGATGCCCAGGCCGTTCTCGATGCGCGCATCAAGAAACTGACCAACAGCCTGTCGCCACTAGTGGCTGATGCTGAATCGACCCACGGCGACCTGCTGGACCGCCTGACTGCCGATATCGGTTGCACCCCGCGTGCCCTGGCTGCAGCCCTGCTGCGCAAGGCGACCAACGGTCAGGCCCTGACCCTGGCTGCCATCGAGAAAGAACGTCCACTGGTGCCGAACAACGCTCCGCGCGGTGATCGTCCAGAGCGTACTGGCGACCGTCCGGACCGTGGTGATCGTGAGCGTCGTGCTCCGGTTCCATTGGCTGAAGGCCGTGCTCGCTGCCGTACCGCGCTGGGCGCGCGTGATGGCATCGCTGCCAAGAACCTGCTGGGCGCTATCCTCAACGAGGGTGGCCTGGCACGTGAAGCAATCGGTCGCATCCAGGTGCGTGACAGCTTCTCCCTGGTGGAGCTGCCGGAAGATGGCCTGGAGAAACTCCTGACCAAGCTGAAGGACACCCGCGTTGCCGGTAAGCAGTTGAAGCTGCGTCGCTACCGCGAAGATTGA
- a CDS encoding MarR family winged helix-turn-helix transcriptional regulator, whose translation MTDLSLALDDQLCFKLYAASRAVTRAYKPMLDQLGLTYPQYLVMLVLWEWQAAAVSQPTVKALGERLLLDSGTLTPLLKRLEQLALVRRQRSALDEREVHLSLTDKGRHLRDRVQPLKARLLCDSGVDLNQADALRDGLDQLLRQIKDLS comes from the coding sequence ATGACCGACCTGTCCCTGGCCCTCGACGACCAACTGTGCTTCAAGCTCTACGCCGCCTCCCGCGCAGTCACCCGGGCCTACAAGCCGATGCTCGATCAGTTGGGCCTGACCTATCCGCAATACCTGGTGATGCTGGTGCTGTGGGAATGGCAGGCTGCAGCGGTGTCGCAGCCTACGGTCAAGGCCCTGGGCGAGCGCCTGCTGCTGGATTCCGGCACGCTGACGCCACTGCTCAAGCGCCTGGAGCAGCTTGCCCTGGTGCGGCGTCAGCGCAGTGCGCTGGATGAGCGTGAAGTGCACCTGAGCCTGACCGATAAAGGCCGGCACCTGCGCGACCGGGTGCAGCCGCTGAAGGCCCGCCTGCTGTGTGACAGCGGCGTTGACCTGAACCAGGCCGATGCCTTGCGTGACGGTCTGGATCAGCTGTTGCGCCAGATCAAAGACTTGTCGTAG
- the msrB gene encoding peptide-methionine (R)-S-oxide reductase MsrB, which translates to MEKLQKTVEEWKAMLDPEQYNVCRLKGTERPFSGKYNGTKTDGVYHCICCNEPLFDSRAKFDSGCGWPSFYEPIAEQAMVEIRDVSHGMIRTEVTCAKCDAHLGHVFPDGPPPTGLRYCINSVCLDLVPR; encoded by the coding sequence ATGGAAAAGTTGCAGAAAACCGTTGAAGAATGGAAAGCCATGCTCGACCCGGAGCAGTACAACGTGTGCCGCCTCAAAGGCACCGAGCGACCGTTCAGCGGCAAGTACAACGGCACCAAGACCGACGGCGTCTACCACTGCATCTGCTGCAATGAGCCGCTGTTCGATTCCAGGGCCAAGTTTGACTCCGGCTGCGGCTGGCCCAGCTTCTACGAGCCGATCGCCGAGCAGGCCATGGTCGAGATCCGGGACGTCAGCCACGGCATGATCCGCACCGAAGTCACCTGCGCCAAGTGCGATGCGCACCTGGGCCACGTGTTCCCGGACGGACCGCCACCGACCGGTTTGCGTTACTGCATCAACTCGGTGTGCCTGGACCTAGTACCGCGCTGA
- the htpX gene encoding protease HtpX: MMRILLFLATNLAVVLIASITLSLFGFNGIMAANGVDLNLNQLLIFCAVFGFAGSIFSLFISKWMAKMSTSTQIITQPRTRHEQWLLQTVEQLSREAGIKMPEVGIFPAYEANAFATGWNKNDALVAVSQGLLERFSPDEIKAVLAHEIGHVANGDMVTLALVQGVVNTFVMFFARIIGNFVDKVIFKNEQGQGMAYYVATIFAELVLGFLASSIVMWFSRKREFRADEAGARLAGTGAMISALQHLRSEQGLPVHMPNTLTAFGINGGIKQGMARLFMSHPPLEERIDALRRRG, from the coding sequence ATGATGCGCATTCTGCTGTTCTTGGCCACTAACCTGGCGGTCGTGCTGATTGCCAGCATCACGCTGAGCCTTTTCGGCTTCAATGGGATCATGGCGGCCAACGGGGTTGATCTGAACCTCAATCAGCTGCTGATCTTCTGTGCGGTCTTTGGTTTTGCCGGGTCGATTTTCTCGCTGTTCATCTCCAAGTGGATGGCGAAGATGAGCACCAGCACCCAGATCATTACCCAGCCACGCACCCGTCATGAGCAATGGCTGCTGCAGACCGTCGAGCAACTGTCCCGCGAAGCCGGGATCAAGATGCCTGAAGTCGGGATCTTCCCGGCCTATGAAGCGAACGCCTTTGCTACCGGCTGGAACAAGAACGACGCCCTTGTGGCCGTCAGCCAGGGCTTGCTGGAGCGGTTCTCGCCCGACGAAATCAAGGCGGTGCTGGCCCACGAGATCGGCCACGTGGCCAACGGTGACATGGTCACCCTGGCGCTGGTCCAGGGCGTGGTGAACACCTTCGTGATGTTCTTCGCGCGGATCATCGGCAACTTCGTCGACAAGGTGATCTTCAAGAACGAACAGGGCCAGGGCATGGCCTACTACGTGGCGACCATCTTCGCCGAACTGGTACTGGGCTTCCTCGCCAGCTCGATCGTGATGTGGTTCTCGCGCAAACGGGAATTCCGCGCAGACGAAGCCGGCGCACGCCTGGCCGGTACCGGCGCGATGATCAGCGCCCTGCAGCACCTGCGCTCCGAACAGGGCTTGCCGGTGCACATGCCGAACACCCTGACCGCCTTTGGCATCAACGGTGGCATCAAGCAGGGCATGGCTCGCCTGTTCATGAGCCACCCGCCACTGGAAGAGCGAATTGACGCACTGCGTCGTCGCGGCTGA
- a CDS encoding thiopurine S-methyltransferase: MEPGFWHERWARNQTGFHLPEVNPCLLRHWPGLGVANGAQVLVPLCGKSLDLVWLASIGHRVIGVELSEKAVEEFFSEQELMPQVSQRGAFKVFQAGSIELWCGDFFALDAGAVVGCTALYDRAALIALPPLMREQYAAHLNGILAGGSRGLLITLDYEQSQKAGPPFAVSDEEVQLLLGGRWSLDVLQEQDILGDSWKFVQGGVTRLDERVYRLARR, translated from the coding sequence ATGGAGCCTGGATTTTGGCATGAGCGTTGGGCGCGCAATCAGACGGGTTTCCACTTGCCCGAAGTGAATCCTTGCCTGCTGCGTCACTGGCCCGGCCTGGGCGTGGCGAACGGGGCGCAGGTGCTGGTGCCGTTGTGCGGCAAGAGCCTGGACCTGGTGTGGCTGGCGAGCATCGGGCATCGGGTGATCGGGGTCGAGTTGTCGGAAAAGGCCGTTGAAGAGTTTTTCAGCGAGCAGGAGCTGATGCCGCAGGTCAGCCAGCGCGGCGCTTTCAAAGTTTTCCAGGCGGGTTCCATCGAGCTGTGGTGCGGGGATTTCTTCGCCCTGGATGCCGGGGCCGTGGTTGGTTGCACAGCGCTTTACGACCGGGCGGCGCTGATTGCCCTGCCACCGTTGATGCGCGAGCAGTATGCGGCGCACTTGAATGGGATTCTGGCGGGAGGCAGTCGTGGCCTGTTGATCACCCTCGACTATGAACAATCGCAAAAGGCCGGCCCGCCGTTCGCGGTGAGCGATGAGGAAGTGCAATTGCTCCTGGGCGGCCGGTGGAGCCTGGATGTGCTGCAGGAGCAGGACATCCTGGGGGACAGCTGGAAGTTTGTTCAGGGCGGCGTCACGCGCCTGGACGAGCGGGTGTACCGGTTGGCCAGGCGCTGA
- a CDS encoding crotonase/enoyl-CoA hydratase family protein, translated as MNQATNSRVSREQQGHILLLGLDRVAKRNAFDLELLNDLSLAYGEFDRNEQARVAIVFGHGDHFTAGLDLANVGPTMAQGWQPPLGGCDPWGVFAGPRVSKPVIVAAQGYCLTIGIELMLAADINLCASNTRFAQMEVQRGIFPFGGATLRFHQIAGWGNAMRWLLTGDEFDAHEALRLGLVQEVMASEDLLPRAVALANRIAQQAPLGVQATLMSARQARIEGETAAAAGLPVLVEKLLNSEDAKEGVRAMIEKRPGVFKGC; from the coding sequence ATGAACCAAGCCACCAACAGCCGCGTCAGCCGTGAACAGCAGGGTCATATCCTGTTGCTGGGGCTGGATCGCGTGGCCAAGCGCAATGCGTTCGACCTGGAATTGCTCAATGATTTGAGCCTGGCGTATGGCGAATTTGATCGCAATGAGCAAGCGCGGGTGGCCATTGTCTTCGGGCATGGCGATCACTTTACCGCCGGATTGGACCTGGCCAATGTGGGGCCCACGATGGCACAAGGCTGGCAACCGCCGTTGGGTGGTTGTGATCCGTGGGGCGTTTTCGCGGGGCCCCGGGTCAGTAAGCCGGTGATTGTTGCGGCTCAGGGGTACTGCCTGACCATTGGTATCGAGTTGATGTTGGCGGCGGATATCAATCTGTGTGCCAGCAATACCCGGTTTGCGCAGATGGAAGTGCAGCGCGGGATTTTTCCTTTTGGGGGCGCGACGTTGCGCTTTCATCAGATCGCGGGGTGGGGGAATGCCATGCGTTGGTTGCTCACGGGGGATGAGTTTGATGCCCATGAAGCGCTGCGGTTGGGGTTGGTGCAGGAGGTGATGGCCAGCGAGGATTTGTTGCCCCGGGCGGTGGCGCTGGCAAACCGCATTGCCCAGCAGGCGCCGCTGGGGGTGCAGGCCACGCTGATGTCGGCGCGCCAGGCACGGATCGAGGGGGAGACCGCGGCGGCGGCCGGGTTGCCCGTTTTGGTGGAGAAACTGCTGAATAGTGAGGATGCCAAGGAAGGTGTACGGGCGATGATCGAGAAGCGGCCTGGGGTTTTTAAAGGCTGTTGA